The region TAAATTTCCGTCGTCACAGCATAATCTGATtgtatctataaaatgtaaatttcCAGGTGCTACTACTGTAGCCGACTGTAAGCACTTGTGAATTCCGAAAACTATGCTGCACGGTGACAAAGATATCAATTGGAATAGTTACGCCAGTGTTAATGCGCAGACCACATGCAGTGTAAAGGAATTGTTTACTAGCGATGAGGCCAGCTGGCCCGAGTAAGTACATGACAATGGAATGCTTCTCCGGGAAGTGCTAAGTCTGCCGTTCTCTTGGCAGATACTAAAATGAAGGATACTGTTAAACCTGTTCAAATTATAATATCTGATGTTTTCATAATTTTTGCAATTGAGTGGGATACTGAGAAACCCCACAGGCCCATATTTTGCCAAAATTAAGTTACCTATGGTTTTTACTTTAGCCATACATCGATGAGAAAAATATTATGACTAattgtttaatagcgtgttggtctacTTTTCAAACAGAGTATAGCAGCGATTAGGTTTGGCATGGATTCTACTAGTcctcgctgggtttccagaagtgcATGACAACATGTCTGCTCACAGATCTATAATTCCTGCAAATTGCGGCACAGTGTTTTGTGGGCACGCAGCTAGAGCCCGATATGTGTTCCAGTGGATACAGATCAGAGGAATTTCCTGGCTAAGACATCAATATGAGTTTAgtatcatgttcctcaaaccactacaGCACGATTGTGGCATTGTGCCACGGAGAGTTATCCtggtggaagatgtcatcgccatcaGGGGAGACTTcagccatgaatggatgcagatggtcagaaGTAATGTTCCCTCTTGTCATGATGTCTTCCAGTACTGCCATAGAACTAATTGAAACGCAGGTAAACGTGCGCCAGAATAATTCTGCTTCATTTATGGCGCGGTGCACATTCCAAGCAGCCATTTGCCTGGATGAAGCCAtgtaattgtggtcttcagtcctgagactggtttgatgcagctctccatgctactctatcctgtgcaagcttcttcatctccccgtaccaattgcaacctacatccttctgaatctgcttggtgtattcatctcttggtctccctttgccatttttaccctccacgctgccctccaatactaaattggtgatcccttaatgcctcagaacatgtcctaccaaccgatcccttcttctggtcaagttgggccacaaacgtctcttctccccaatcctattcaatacttcctcattagttatgcgatctacccatctaatcttcagcattcttctgcagtaccacatttcgaaagcttctattctcttcttgtccaaactattaatcgtccatgtttcacctacatacatggctacactccatacaaatactttcagaaaagacttcctgactcttaaatctatactcgatgttaacaaatttctcttcttcagaaacaccttccttgccattgccagtctacattttatatacactgtacttcgaccatcatcagttattttgctccacaaataggaaaactccttcactactttaagtgtcttatttcctaatctaattccctcagcatcacccgacttaattcgactacattccattatcctcgttttgcttttgttgatgttcatcttatatactcctctcaagacactgtccattccattcaactgctcttccaactcctttgccgtctctgacagaattataatgtcatcggcgaacctcaaagtttttatttcttctccatggattttaatgcctaacctaaattcttcttttttttcctttactgcttgcttagtatacagattgagtaacatcggtgagaggctaaaaccctgtctcactcccttcccaaccactgcttcgttttcatgtccctcgactcttataactgccatctggtttctgtacaaattgtaaatagcctttcgctccctgtattttacccctgccacctttagaatttgaaagaaagtattgcaataaacattgtctaaagctttctctaagtctacaaatgctagaaacgtaggtttgcctttcttaatccttcaactaagataagtcgtaaggcctcacgtgttccagtatttctacggaatccaaactgaccttctccgaggtcagcgtctactagtttttccattcctctgtaaagaattcgtgttagtattttgcagctgtggctcattaaactgattgttcggtaattttcacatctgtcaacacctgctttctttgggattggaattattatattcttcttgaattctgagggtatttcgcctgtttcatacatcttgcacaccagatggtacagttttgtcaggactggctctcccaaggccgtcagtagttccactggaatgttgtctactccaggggccttgtttcgactcaggtgtttcagtgccctgtcaaactcttcacacagtatcgtatctcccatttcatcttcatctacatcctcttccatttccataatattgtcctcaagtacatcaccctggtatagaccctgtatatactccttccacctttgtgctttcccttctttgcttagaactgggtttccttctgagctcttgatgtcaatttcttcgtcacctgcagagctagttggcatataaacttgtactactgtagtacgtgtgggcttcgtatctatcttggacacaattatgcgttcactatgctgtttgtagtagcttacccgcattcctattttcctactcattattaaacctactcctgcattacccctatttgattttgtgtttataaccctgtagtcacctgaccaaaagtcttgttccttctgccaccgaacttcactaattcccactatatctaacattaacgtatccatttcacttttaaaattttctaacctacctgcccgattaagggatctgacattccacgctccgatccgtagaacaccagttttcgttctcctgataacgacatcctcttgagtagtccccgcccggagatccgaatgggggactattttacctccggaatattttacccaagaggacaccatcatcatttaatcatacagtaaagctgcatgccctcgggaaaaattacggccgtagtttacccttgcgttcagccgttcgcagtacgcaATCACATCTCACGATGTCTTCGAGTCAACAACACAGGAACAGGTGGGGGATATATGATGtgaagttccatgttcaacaatggtctTTGAAaggtatgctccgaaacacttgtgcctgcaccagcattgtacactGTTGTCATATATGCTACAGATCGCTGCCTACACCTATGTAGCTTATTATCTTTGATTTAATCTATTTCTATTGTTGTTCATGGTAAAACATCGGACAGTGGTGATGCTAGAGACAAATGTCAGACAGTACTAAACGAAGAATGCAATGGAGGTTCCGATATAAACAGCCATAAAAGGAGAAAGAATAAAATatggagtaatatatatatatatatatatatatatatatatatatatatatatatatatatatatggtgtaacTGTAGGTTAGCCCTAACCTAAAACTTAGCATTGTTCTAAAATTAAAGTTTAATTATCCCTGCTACAATGGTAGAAACAGTTTAGTTACTAACGCACAAGATAAATCCTTCAAGAAATTACATGCTGCTAAGGGAGAAACAGTAACAGCTTTTACCACCGCATGCCTCTCATTTGATTTGTGCAGAACCTGAAGTTGCGTCAGATACCAATACAAGACACATTTTACTTGCGTCAGGTTTTCAGTAACTATCATTAATGTGGATGACTTAAGGAGTAGAAGAGCCAGGTTTATCTTAATCAAGAAGAAACATCAGGAAGAGGCCCCTATGACGTCTGTTCATTTCCTTTTggttacataaataaaaatgatgaaTGTCACAATCCACAGCTTCACTTGTTCTCAGGCTATTGTCGAGTTCAAAATAAAAACCATACAATGGTGACATTTTGTTTAATCCTAGTGGTACGGGGAAGATTTTAGTTCATCACCCATTACTTTCCAATAAGAGAATACTCTTGCCCTCCGTGTTTCAGCAAGATGAAAAGGAAAGTTAGAAAAGTGGATAGGATATATGTGCTGAAAGAATATTAGTTACAGAGCCCCGGATAAAGATGAAACTTGAAGTGAAAGTTTTAACTTAATATCAATAAAATGTATCAAGATTGCCATTCTTCCCTTTACATTTGTTTTAATGGAAAATGAGTGGAAACAATGGaatttctaaataattttcagatCTGGAATATTTCCTTTATCACTTGAAAAGCTTAACTTTCAGGACATGTGGGACTTGGCGATATTACCTTTCATTTGGTAAAATTAACGCTGTTTCTAAGTCAAATATTAAAAGGTTTACTGCAATTAAGAAAAATtcgaagacacacacacactcacacacacacacacacacacacacacacaacacacacacgcacacgtacatacatacaaactaaatatcattcatctttcataattttaaaaaaagtgcccTAAGAAAAGTCCTTAGTTACTTAGGGGCTAAACTTGGTGTTAACGTGGGGGAGGGGGCACAATAGATGGCAGtgagcggaaggggggggggggaagagggcggGGGTACTAATTAATGTCTTATTGCACGCAGGTAtagtggtctaagaaaggttgtaaGCCACTGCCCTATTGTAATTCAACACTGGAGAGTCGCAAATCATTCACCAAGAATTCTTTATTTGTGTGGACATAGtctccgtagttgctttacaattcttgaggcTATTTTTGTTCTGCCGTTGcagctacaaaaatgcgtgattttttttcaccagacgcgtttcgattTATTGAGCTAAGACATTataagtggtctgtaattaagttcacttacattttgatttgcttttacatcgaaaaacagttcgttacgaATATGTTGGTTTGTACGTAGGGTGATTTTCGCttaatttctcgcttacatcgagaAATGCCGTCTGGTGTGAATAAAAGAGTGTAGGGAAAAATATAAGAAATGCATAGTACTGCAGACCAACGAAAAATTGGacaaaaattatcagtgtctaacacagaaagAAAGCGATGTGCTAGTAgcattttgtagttgcaacgacagaataaaaatacatacaacaagatTTTTAAGGAAAAGAGGATTTTCACAGAGCGGTGTTTTGGTCGGCTGATGAGGTGATTTTCTATTCCGTCGTATGCATGTAGAGTTGCCTTATCAAATGAGCTGATAATTAGAACTTGCTGCTCTAAGGGCATAGTGTTTTACAATATCtacaggatgaaaatttctaagatgCTGCACAGGATTTCAAAGGCGGTAGCGATAACGAACAGGAGTCTGTAACTAAGAGGGACATTTTTAGGACGGACATAAAAAGAGACACATAATTGTAGCCCTAAAACGAAACGCTGGATtctgaattattttatttatgaaaacatACTAAAATTCTGCTTGCCTACAATACGCTGTTGGTAATGCAGGCTGCAGAACCTGGAAACCTATGCACATGTAGCCAAGTCAAGGGTTACATTAGAATTTCATGTTTAGCTTTTGCTGACGACTTAGGCTtactacccctccccccctcccggttggccgtgcggtctaacgcacggttttccaggcgggaaggagcgcctggtccccggcacgaatccgaccggcggatttCTGTCGAGTTCCGGTGAACCGgcccgtctgtggatggtttttaggcggttttccatctgcctcgtcgaatgcgggctggttccccttattccgcctcagctacactatgtcggcgattgctgcgcaaacaagttttccacgtacgcgtacaccaccattactctaccacgtaaacatagaGGTTAGactcgtctgctgtgagacgttccctggggggtccaccgggcggtcgaaccgtacaataaccctaggATCGGTTTGAGACGgcagaggagtgaagtggactgcggtagtcgtcgtggggttgtggactactgttTCTTcgtcggggacggagcctcttcgtcgtttctaggtccccagttaacatacaatataatagGCTTACTAGCAGATGGTTAGCAGCAATCGAACATGTTGAAACTCTTAAGCAATGCGCAGAGAATGTTGGTCTGCAAATATATTTCCTGAGTTTCCTAAGGTCTGACACTCAAAACTGTCTACAAAATACGATCAATAGAGCCCCATATACTAAATACTTAGATAAAGCCCTTGAACCTACGTGGCGACAGTAAATAGTACATAACATTCACCTCCAAAACCTGAAGAGAGCCTTTGGAAGAATTTACAAGGCGTATAATAAAAAATGAttgtccaaaaacactaaaattcAGCACTGTAATACAATACTAAAAGTCATGTATGCCAGTGAGACATTGACAGTCCAGTCGACCTACAAAACTTATTAAATCATGATGACTCTACATCAGAAAGATACTAAGGCCAAACGAAACAGAAGAGGGCTGTAGACCACAATCTCGTCATACAAGTGAGAAATTGTCcaaccttgtagcagacgttatTAAAAGAAGATTTAAATTTTATGGGCTCGTCTGTAGGCTTCCCAAAGCAAGACTTATGCACAAAATTCTGAAATACGTAGAAGGATTTAAAACTATACCCTGGATACAAGAAGTCAAAAACGACCTGTAAAAATCTTACATAAGTTATTTATATAATTTGGACTGAAAGGTATGTAAGCAGAAAGTTGACAGAAGGGAAGTTAAGTCAGAAACGAAGCTCCGAAGAAAGCAGGAAcaaaatggacagaggaaaggaagagagCCTATGCAGGATAAATGGGTGCAATGTGGAGAAAAAAGGAAAGGGATCAAGAAGCTTTGCGTTGTCCAACAGAGTCTAATCGcacgtaaaatatatatatatatatatatatatatatatatatatatatatatatatatatatatatatatataaaaccatttttattttcttcatctttGCATTGGCGATGTTAATCATATCTTCTTCTTCTATTTAGTTTCTTGTCAATTATAATTACTCCAGTAGCATCAGCCTGCATAATTCTGTCGTACTAAGCATCTTGGTCTTATCTGTCTCTGGCAAACATTTTTCTTTAGTGAAATGCTTCGTAGAGGGCTAGAATGTGTTGGCGGCCTAATTAACTGTGGCCATGGCATTTTAGGATGCTAAGAAATATGgctcttacgaggtgcattcaagttctaaggcctccgattttttcctccgtactggaaagagatagaaacatgcgcattattttaaaatgaggccgcgatcattgtcaatatgtcccagagatggcagcaccgtacggcaggtgGAATTTTACCGCCGgcggcaagaatgagaactgttttaaatacttaaaatggtgacgttttccttacttgaacagcgtgcaatctttcgttttctgaatttgagtgatgtgaaaccaattgaaattcatcgacagttgaaggagacatgtggtgatggagttatgaatgtgtcgaaactgcgttcgtgggtgcgacagtttaatgaagtcagaacatcgtgtgacaacaaaccgaaacaacctcgggctcgcacaatacggtctgacgacatgatcgagaaagtggagagaatttgcacacaatcctgcatgacgacctgaaaatgcgaaaagtgtcatccaggtgggtgccacgaatgctgacggacgaccacatggctccccttgtgacatgttgccaagcaatgttgacgtgcaacgacagcatgaatgggactttcttttcgtcggttgtgacaatggatgagacgtggatgccatttttcaatccagaaacaaagcgccagtcagctcaatggaagcacacagattcaccgccaccaaaaatatttcgggtaaccgccagtgctgaaaaaatgatggtgtccatgtgctgggacagcgagggcgtaatccttacccattgcgttcccaaGGGCACTAcgataacaggtgcatcctacgaaaatgttttgaagagcaaattccttcctgcattgcaacaaaagaacgtccgggaagggctgcgcgtatgctgtttcaccaagacaacacacccgctAACGTTAAGCAACAGTTTCTTCTTCGTGGTAACtagtttgaagtgattcctcatgctccctactccccTGACCTGGCTCCTAATGACTTTTGGTTttctccaacaatgaaagacactctccgtggccgcacattcaccagccgtgctgctattgcctcagcgattttccagtggtcaaaacagactcctaaagaagccttcgccgctgccatggaatcatggagtcagcgttgtgaaaaatatgtacgtctgcaggacgactacgtcgagaagtaacgccagtttcatcgatttcgggtgagtagttaattagaaaaaaaatcggaggccttagaacttgaatgcacctcgtacatatcGGATTAAGCTCACATAGTTGGCATAATCGCCAACCAAGTTAGAATTTCTTTCACCTGAATCGGTTGAGGATATCATTAATCAGCAAGTCACATGCGTTCACTTACAGCCCATGAAGGAACTCTGCCGGGCTGCGTCCGTCAATTAGCGTAGTGCGATATGTGCTCAAAAACAGGGGGAGGGCCGAGGTGGTTGGAGACGTGTCGACTGCCTTTGTCAACTGCTGTTTAAAAGTGCGGACAAGCCTCTCCGCCGCGCCATTGGACGAAGGGTGGAAGGGGGGCTACAGGTATGTTTGATACCGTTGACCTGATAGAAGTCGTGGAAGGAGGACGCCGTCAATTGGGGACCGTTTTCATGTGTGACAGGCCCTCAAAGGCGAGAACCTGGGCCAGGACCGTGAGTGTAGCCTCCATGGTGGTGGACACCTTGcggacaacatatgggtatttggagtaggcatcaacgatgagtaaccacatggaccccaaaaacgggcccgcaaaatcgatATGAATGCGATCCCAGGGCCGGCGAGGCACAGGCCAGGGTACAAATGACTGAGGAGGGCACAGGGCAAAGAAAACAGCGAAACCAGATATCCGTGATTACTCGACGAAGGTCACTAACAATTTCAATGAAGCAGATCGCTAGAAGCTTTCGATTTTGTGCTTGAGGTATAAGGTAGGGAGGAATGACGTAAAATCTTCGCTCCCTCGATTTGTTTGGCAAGTAAACGCTGACTTCTACTTATAACTATGAAGCTTGTGCTTCCGTTTTATTCGTACGGCCCTCTACTCGCCTGCATGCGCAATATTGCTAGGGTTCTGCCTCCCGACCATTTCCAATATGGGTGCGGTAAAGACTCACTTATCATGTCCGTCCAAGCGTCAGATTCAAAATGAGGGGCGACCGGCACGACCTTTTTTGCCAGGAAGCTTGGGCAGcgacgcgcgcgcctgtgtgtgtgtgtgtgtgtgtgtgtgtgtgtgtgtgtgtgtgtgtgagcaataTATTGCAAAGTACTTAGTCCTGAGGTGGACCAGTAACGTGTGTGTAACAATTCTCCATTTTCAGGTACACTCGCGAAGACGCGGCCACTCGTGAGGAGGAGGGGACCGTGGAGAACGACGAGCTGAAGGTGCGAGGCTCCTACATGTTCGCGACGCCGGAGGGCACGGTGCACAAGGTGGGCTACGTCGCCGACAAAGACGGCTACCGCGCCTCCTCCGAGCCGCCggaccagcagctgctcgaccgtctTGGCACCAACGCCGGACTCACGCTCGTCGGGAAGTGAGACGTGTGTCTGGATACTTTGTAATGTTCCTTTCCTGTGGCTCTGAGATGTGATGTGAGCAAAGACTCCACGCCATGAGTAACACAGAAGATTAAAATCAGTTTTCTGTCTGACTGATCTTCACGAAAGACTGCAGGACTTTACATTCATCAGTAACAAGTCACGACGTAGTTACAGTGAACTGGCTCATTAAAATCATGTAATTCTTATAGCGAACGATATTACTTAAACAGAAAATATGGGGACAAATTCAGGAGGGTTACCCTGAGCTTAGAAGGAACTCTATCATCAGGAATTAATAAACAACAGTGTACTGTTTTCCACTGTTGTGTCAGCTCTGTAAGCAGAATTTCCCTGTAGAACATCCGTAAGTCGGGTAGTTGGTTACTTTATTTTTCTGAATGTATCAGTGTGACTATAAACAGTACTTCGGGGTATGTTACTGAAACGCCTACATGTCAACAGTTAGTAAACGTTAGCTTTTACTCCAATGCATGTGATCGAATAAGCCATGTAGCTGAATTTCCCACTTACGTTGATAATTGTGGGCAAATGTTACTTCCATCTTGGTGTAAGGTGATATGGATTTTGAATAGTGGTTGAGCATCGCCCTGCCAATGGCCAACACTCAAGCACAAATGATTGAGTGTTCTGTCCTACGTTCAGGTGTACGGAACCTGGCTCAACATCTACTCCAACACCTTTGCAAATACGGTAATGATCCATTGCTGATGCTATGATTCTTTTGGCGATTTTCGGTGCATCATTATTGTAGTTCAGTCTAATGAAGATACTACATCAGCACCGGTGCCATACGCAATTTAGATAACCTCTTTATTCAGTCTTTGACTACCAGCAGCACCTACTTACAACATTTTACCCAGAAGGAACTCACTCCCGCACAAACTGCATATGGAAACGTGCATATGGGTATAAGATTCTACTTAAGTCCATGTTGCTTTCCGAACAGCCCATTTCCTTTGGTATTGAGTGAATGTCATCACCTCTTTTTACTAACATGATACTTGTCAATTCTGAAGGAACACTGAGCATGTATTATCGGAAATACCTATTTCTGAACCCTTATATGAAAGTTTTCGGTTCCTTTTCTGTCACAAGTTCCTGTAATTTATTGCTGTAGTTTCTGTTCACCCAGTACTTTGCACCGTTGTAAGTAAATACTTTCAGTATCCTATACTCTCAGGGACGAAAAGCCTCATTTCTGGACACAGCAATTTTTTCCTCATTCTGAACTGCAATAAAAGTACTtatgttattatcattattgttattattatgtaaattatttattatttttgagtcactcatgaaaataataatttcaaatatataaaaaaattaaacacttcgttttatTTGCTTTATACCACCCGTTTTTCAACCACTAGCACAGATCACCGAAAATTTCGAGCGATATTGTAGGTGCAAATAACCAAAACTATCGTGTAAATTTGCACTGAGGCATGGACACTTGCCGGGGTGTTATATACTAACATTAATACTATTAAAGAAACCAACGTCATTGTCAGTGCCACTCATAACAACCGATTACTTGGTTTTGAACCAGCGTGGATTTCAAAATGCTACGTTTTTATTCAGTCATTTCGTGACAGGATTCAACAGTGTGAGAAGAATACCACTAATGAATTCAATTCTGTAACGAGTTTCTGGATGCTAAGTTCATCGAATGCAATGAAGTTACTACATGTTCGGTTTACTGATAAGAAGTAAACTGTATTTTGTATTTGCAACCATAACGCGTCTAACTTCTGTGAATGGTGTCAAAAAGTAACacattatatattgtgaaaattactGTTCACATGAATCTATAATCCGACCCACAATGACAGACTAAGCTTTAGAGTCAGGGTAACAATAATCAGCCTCTCATCAAACACCAA is a window of Schistocerca gregaria isolate iqSchGreg1 chromosome 8, iqSchGreg1.2, whole genome shotgun sequence DNA encoding:
- the LOC126284702 gene encoding endocuticle structural glycoprotein ABD-5-like, which codes for MNVAALLLAAAALSAALAQPQGFAARFVPRVASRLANVIQEFNNFNGIDPWRWGYTREDAATREEEGTVENDELKVRGSYMFATPEGTVHKVGYVADKDGYRASSEPPDQQLLDRLGTNAGLTLVGK